A window from Tenacibaculum singaporense encodes these proteins:
- a CDS encoding GatB/YqeY domain-containing protein, producing MSLQKQVMDKMKEAMKSKDTVALTALRALKSAFMLANTEAGAGELTEAEELKIIQKQVKQRKDSATVFTEQGRNDLAEPELAEAAVLEQFLPEALSEEEIGNIVEKTIADVGAEGMKDMGKVMGIVSKQLAGQADGKTISAIVKAKLA from the coding sequence ATGAGTTTGCAAAAACAGGTAATGGATAAAATGAAAGAAGCTATGAAGTCTAAAGATACAGTAGCTTTAACCGCATTAAGAGCATTAAAGTCAGCTTTTATGCTAGCAAATACCGAAGCGGGAGCAGGAGAGCTTACAGAAGCAGAAGAATTAAAAATTATTCAAAAGCAGGTAAAACAACGTAAAGACAGTGCTACTGTGTTTACAGAACAAGGACGTAACGATTTAGCGGAACCAGAATTAGCTGAAGCAGCTGTTTTAGAGCAATTTTTGCCTGAAGCTTTAAGCGAAGAGGAAATTGGAAATATTGTAGAGAAAACTATTGCAGATGTTGGAGCTGAAGGAATGAAAGACATGGGGAAAGTAATGGGAATTGTATCGAAGCAATTAGCAGGACAAGCAGACGGAAAAACAATTTCAGCAATTGTAAAAGCTAAATTAGCATAA
- a CDS encoding zinc-dependent peptidase produces MKPVFLIKYTAFLLGFIGVGVNVVESIYVYIFNRPIFVHFYLVKKKLPKKKKEFLVENVKFYKRLDKKQQAYFEHRLTKFIRTYDFVERDNFELTPEVKVLIASSYIKLTFGMRKYLTTTFDKIIIYPTSFYSTITKQYHKGEFNPGLKSIVFSWEDFLLGDIVLNDNLNLGIHEFSHALTFHGRKSKDVSARIYYRLFEEITSFMKDEANVERIKSSGYFRAYALTNKLEFVAVIMEHFFETPEDLQQQFPQLYKKIQLMLNFK; encoded by the coding sequence ATGAAACCTGTTTTTCTTATAAAATATACCGCTTTCCTTCTAGGCTTTATAGGAGTCGGAGTTAATGTTGTAGAGTCTATTTATGTGTACATATTTAACAGACCTATTTTTGTGCATTTTTATCTTGTAAAGAAGAAGTTACCAAAGAAGAAAAAAGAGTTTTTAGTTGAAAATGTAAAATTCTATAAAAGACTAGATAAAAAACAACAAGCATATTTTGAGCATCGATTAACCAAGTTTATCAGAACCTATGACTTTGTTGAAAGAGATAATTTTGAGTTAACTCCAGAAGTAAAAGTTTTAATAGCTTCATCATATATAAAGCTTACTTTTGGTATGCGAAAGTACTTAACTACTACGTTTGATAAAATTATAATATATCCTACCAGTTTTTATTCAACTATAACCAAACAATATCATAAAGGAGAGTTTAACCCAGGGTTAAAATCTATTGTGTTTTCTTGGGAAGATTTTTTACTGGGAGATATTGTTTTAAACGATAATTTAAACTTAGGTATTCATGAGTTTTCGCATGCCTTAACCTTTCACGGAAGAAAATCAAAAGACGTAAGTGCACGCATTTATTACAGATTGTTTGAAGAAATAACAAGTTTCATGAAAGATGAAGCGAATGTAGAAAGAATTAAATCATCAGGTTATTTTAGAGCATATGCATTAACAAATAAATTGGAATTTGTTGCTGTAATTATGGAGCACTTTTTTGAAACTCCAGAAGATTTACAGCAACAATTTCCACAATTGTATAAAAAGATTCAACTCATGTTAAATTTTAAATAA
- a CDS encoding beta-propeller fold lactonase family protein, which translates to MKLLKKGILLMYIALQLISCSDDSSIIKSPAEIIDDILKGNVTSIGSQPDLVALSAFSFPSDVVVDQNGDIYVADTGDNSIKKITINTSGNYHITTIAGDGSSNSNDGVGTTASFQSPLTLTFSKDYKTLYVATQIKIRAININTKEVSTIAGNGSYGSTDGIGENAQFKHPSHIITNTNGTVLYVLESENGIVSTGRIRKINIANKQVSTLNLTNLPTTFYPQGIVIDSKDEHLYVANWRTILKINLQTNNATIIAGSDTESGTTNGVGEAARFTSAKSLTFSPHETFLYIGSLGGNYGIRAINMRTLEVTTVIGNGYGFVNGGASTAQFKGPYKLNYNNVSNKLYVADPSNNAVRVVE; encoded by the coding sequence ATGAAATTATTAAAAAAAGGAATATTATTAATGTACATAGCGCTACAACTAATTTCTTGTAGTGATGATTCTTCTATAATTAAAAGTCCAGCAGAAATTATAGATGATATTTTAAAAGGAAATGTAACTAGTATTGGCTCACAACCCGATTTGGTGGCCTTATCTGCATTCTCATTCCCTTCAGATGTTGTAGTAGATCAAAATGGTGACATTTATGTAGCTGATACTGGTGATAACAGCATCAAAAAAATCACTATCAATACTAGTGGAAACTACCATATAACAACAATTGCAGGAGATGGTTCATCAAATAGTAATGACGGTGTGGGTACAACCGCTTCTTTTCAAAGTCCGCTAACTTTAACCTTTAGCAAAGACTACAAAACATTATATGTAGCTACTCAAATTAAAATTAGAGCTATAAATATAAATACCAAAGAAGTAAGTACTATTGCTGGTAACGGTAGTTATGGAAGTACAGATGGGATAGGTGAAAATGCTCAATTTAAGCATCCTTCTCATATTATAACAAACACCAATGGAACTGTTTTATATGTTCTGGAAAGTGAAAATGGAATTGTTAGTACAGGAAGAATTAGAAAAATTAATATAGCAAACAAACAAGTATCTACTTTAAACTTAACGAATTTACCAACAACTTTTTACCCTCAAGGAATTGTGATAGATAGTAAAGATGAACATCTATATGTTGCAAATTGGCGAACCATATTAAAAATAAACTTACAAACAAACAATGCTACTATTATAGCAGGTTCTGACACCGAAAGTGGTACAACCAATGGTGTTGGTGAGGCTGCACGTTTTACATCGGCAAAAAGCTTAACTTTTAGCCCTCATGAAACCTTTTTATATATAGGCTCTCTTGGTGGTAATTATGGAATTAGGGCTATTAATATGCGTACTCTAGAAGTAACAACTGTAATCGGTAACGGCTATGGTTTTGTAAATGGAGGTGCTTCTACAGCACAATTTAAAGGTCCTTATAAATTGAATTATAACAATGTTTCTAATAAACTATACGTTGCTGATCCAAGCAACAATGCTGTTAGAGTTGTAGAGTAA
- a CDS encoding DUF4932 domain-containing protein: MKQIIGIFLILITLSACSQDRKKVSEQKETILKEPKVDKRIELLSIVFRLADNHEYSQNLFPKYVENIQNHFEKFKNHDLIKYVKSELHEKGIGFSSVMSMAIHITEPPNIKALIVPFSNKSLEKSWTKKNSTQFLKLLNEFYTDADCETFFNNNKELYKAASNRFKKVYQNLDLEWYQKFYGEDPKGEFKIINALGNGGASYGPKIIYPNGNEVVYAIMGTWSVDNLGIPKYEMKDYFPTILHEFNHSFVNHVIEKHHSELQESGTIIFDNVKDEMNKQAYSNWKTMYDEALVRATVIKYMKDHNFDKKTIKKELNEQLNNGFLWTHELVKELERYDNNRDRYPTLESFMKELVIFFNKTASEIDKRKNIGTKK, translated from the coding sequence ATGAAACAAATAATAGGAATATTCCTGATTTTAATCACTTTAAGCGCTTGTTCTCAAGATAGAAAAAAAGTAAGCGAACAAAAAGAAACAATACTAAAAGAACCAAAAGTAGATAAACGCATAGAGTTATTAAGCATTGTTTTTAGGCTTGCAGATAACCATGAATACAGTCAAAATCTTTTTCCTAAGTATGTTGAAAACATTCAAAATCATTTTGAGAAATTTAAAAATCACGATTTAATTAAGTATGTAAAAAGTGAATTACATGAAAAAGGAATTGGTTTTAGTTCAGTTATGAGTATGGCTATACATATAACTGAACCTCCAAATATAAAAGCTTTGATAGTGCCTTTTTCAAATAAATCACTTGAGAAATCGTGGACTAAAAAAAACTCTACACAGTTTTTAAAACTGTTAAATGAATTTTATACTGATGCCGACTGTGAAACTTTTTTTAATAACAATAAAGAACTCTACAAAGCTGCATCAAATAGATTTAAAAAAGTTTATCAAAATTTAGACCTAGAATGGTATCAAAAATTTTATGGAGAAGACCCAAAAGGAGAATTTAAAATTATAAATGCCTTGGGAAATGGAGGAGCAAGCTATGGTCCAAAAATAATTTATCCGAATGGAAATGAAGTGGTCTATGCCATAATGGGAACGTGGAGTGTTGATAACTTAGGTATACCCAAATATGAAATGAAAGATTATTTCCCAACTATTTTACATGAATTCAATCATTCCTTTGTAAATCATGTTATAGAAAAACACCACTCTGAACTACAAGAAAGTGGAACAATCATCTTTGATAATGTTAAAGATGAAATGAATAAACAAGCATATAGTAATTGGAAAACTATGTATGATGAAGCTTTGGTTAGAGCGACTGTTATTAAATATATGAAGGACCATAACTTTGATAAAAAAACAATCAAAAAGGAATTGAATGAACAGTTAAATAACGGTTTTTTATGGACTCATGAGTTAGTCAAAGAACTAGAAAGATATGATAACAATAGAGACAGGTATCCAACATTAGAGAGTTTTATGAAAGAGTTAGTAATTTTTTTCAATAAAACGGCTTCTGAGATAGACAAACGAAAAAACATAGGTACTAAAAAATAG
- a CDS encoding cadherin domain-containing protein — protein sequence MKLFKKGILLGFIALQLISCSKDDEPQNTPPVIKAQSFTVAEDKAANTKIGVITATDVNKDDLTFKVTKNDNNLFAVNVAGELSIAANKSLDYETQTKHEITVEVSDGKDKTSAVITINVTDVNENSPITINDQSFTVSEDITDADLIGTLAINDTDGDLSSFSIESGDATNLFVLSNTGELRLASGKTLDYENNTTHTLNIKVSDSNGSSDNATVTINVTNINDVAPTFTAFGPFGVPEDINDTLIIGQIQATDAEGDNISYSLPGLSTTGNLFEIDANNGKISLITGKSLDYETSTYHILTIRISDGVHNVDKQIRINVSDVVETGGNVVNIPDANFKAVLVANTAINTNGDNEIQVTEANNFTGTLKANNKNISDVTGIEEFINLNALLLASNQISNINLSNNTKLKIINIYNNQLTSLDVSKNIKLETLRCSYNNLSNIDLTQNILLEGLYITNNKLSSLNLQNNSSLINLFCSENQITSINLGSLTEIKDFNINRNKLSSLDVSKLVKLRQLQVHINNLSSIDLSNNINLESFIAFNNNLTSLNVANGNNTNMTYMDASSNPDLTCIKIDTGFTPPSTWTKDSTASYNTSCP from the coding sequence ATGAAATTATTTAAAAAAGGAATATTACTAGGCTTTATTGCACTACAACTAATTTCTTGTAGTAAAGACGACGAACCACAAAACACACCTCCTGTTATTAAAGCACAAAGTTTTACGGTAGCAGAAGACAAAGCTGCCAACACCAAAATAGGAGTTATTACTGCTACCGATGTTAATAAAGACGACCTAACTTTTAAAGTCACAAAAAACGACAACAATCTGTTTGCTGTTAATGTTGCTGGAGAATTAAGCATTGCTGCTAACAAAAGTTTAGACTATGAAACCCAGACCAAACACGAAATTACGGTTGAAGTAAGTGATGGTAAAGACAAAACCTCAGCAGTAATAACCATTAACGTTACCGATGTAAACGAAAATAGTCCTATTACCATTAACGATCAAAGTTTTACTGTTTCTGAAGATATTACAGATGCAGATTTGATAGGAACGTTGGCGATTAACGATACTGATGGTGATCTATCAAGTTTTTCAATAGAAAGTGGAGATGCTACTAATTTATTTGTTCTTAGCAATACAGGAGAATTACGACTTGCATCTGGTAAAACATTAGATTATGAAAATAATACTACGCATACATTAAATATAAAAGTAAGTGACAGTAATGGTAGTTCAGACAACGCTACTGTTACTATAAATGTAACGAATATAAACGATGTTGCACCTACTTTTACTGCATTTGGTCCCTTTGGCGTTCCTGAAGATATTAATGATACCTTAATTATTGGGCAAATACAAGCTACTGATGCAGAAGGCGACAACATTAGTTATAGTTTGCCAGGGTTGAGCACAACAGGAAACTTATTTGAAATTGATGCCAATAATGGTAAAATATCATTAATTACAGGTAAAAGTTTAGATTACGAAACCTCTACGTATCACATTTTAACAATAAGAATTTCTGATGGTGTACACAATGTAGATAAACAAATACGAATTAATGTTTCTGATGTAGTTGAAACCGGAGGCAACGTTGTAAACATACCAGACGCTAACTTTAAAGCAGTTTTAGTAGCAAATACTGCTATAAATACGAATGGAGATAACGAAATACAAGTAACTGAAGCTAATAACTTTACAGGAACTCTTAAGGCAAATAATAAAAATATTTCTGATGTAACGGGTATTGAGGAATTTATTAATTTAAATGCATTATTACTAGCTTCAAATCAAATTTCTAATATAAATTTAAGTAATAATACTAAACTAAAAATCATAAATATTTATAATAATCAATTAACCTCTCTTGACGTTTCTAAAAATATAAAACTAGAAACCCTAAGATGTTCTTACAACAATCTCTCAAATATAGATCTTACTCAAAATATTTTACTGGAAGGATTATATATTACAAATAACAAATTAAGTAGTTTAAACCTACAAAATAATTCTTCTTTAATTAATTTATTCTGTAGTGAAAATCAAATTACTTCAATAAATTTGGGTAGTTTAACTGAAATTAAAGACTTCAACATTAATAGAAACAAACTCTCAAGTTTAGATGTGAGTAAACTTGTAAAATTAAGACAATTACAAGTCCATATTAATAACTTATCTAGCATTGATTTAAGTAACAATATAAATTTAGAGAGTTTTATAGCTTTTAATAATAACTTAACAAGTTTAAATGTAGCTAATGGCAACAATACTAATATGACTTATATGGATGCATCATCTAATCCAGATTTAACTTGTATAAAAATAGATACTGGTTTTACCCCACCAAGCACTTGGACAAAAGATAGTACTGCTAGCTATAATACTTCTTGCCCTTAA
- a CDS encoding sensor histidine kinase, with protein sequence MKIVSSHKPSFLLIKYSLLLLILCASIATKAQDPVFIQLSEKNKLPDNEFYNIHEDRKGFIWLCANKGLYRYDGKTFKNYSNPLQRGASVFNTQEDNLGRIWCNNISGQFFYIQNDKLHLFKDLSDYLNGELGDFVIRNDFLWVFTVKTIYKIDLKTKQIIQQHTTTKSFGTPFSFNNTIYSGAIDSIISINKDNRITSIIETKLPHIGKKGNAISLGKSIIFKTDSIYIYSQIRNKKNSFYKLNFPQKKLELVKGLEPLEKIKLYTIFEHNDETWIATNQGVWVFTFKNAAFQLKKRFLTDKHITKIIRDKDNNYWLTSLNNGVYIIPNIHIETCNIPLKEENIKTLDKINDSTLVMGSNRGNVIFYNINSHTSKTINLPVNEGKLSKLKYNPNQQKIYLSKGFRNYILDYRNLTLEKTRFFDAAKSFSFLAHNDLLYTNHNKVVLLKNANYHGKEKFISTNKRTYDSFYDKIKHQVYVSFVDELAVYDSLWNKQIIVNNKKPIYSKSITQTANGIVWVATFKNGLLGIKNGKVIRHYTTQNGLTSNIIEKIKADQNKLWIVGVNSIQKLDILTHKFKTLTKRDGIKSYNISGIEIIGNKIYFSSDKGLFSIDKNNAFKTLHPKVYFSAVEINEKDTLITSNYTLRYNQNAIRINFNVNGFLFNQKGTYKYRLKGYNDAWLTTAIGENSIKYNSLPAGEYTFQVHPFLNSTSTNYEIKELHFFIKKPFWKTLWFILLIVSLILGATILYFKQAMLKKEKERIAQLEKISLEKELIAINLTALRSQMNPHFIFNALNSIQDLVLQQDTDASYDYIVLFAKLIRSTLSYTNQDFIPIEKELEFLNVYLQLEKLRFGDDFTYTITYDAHEELEVPSLLIQPFIENALVHGLLHKEGEKKLDITFNLSENTLQCIITDNGIGRKKSKEINLRQGNRHESFALNSIKKRLEIFQKQYVTKIGFVIEDIYKNNNPNGTRVIVTMPFKYLF encoded by the coding sequence TTGAAAATAGTATCTAGTCATAAACCATCGTTTCTTTTAATAAAGTATTCTCTTTTATTACTTATTCTTTGTGCTTCAATAGCAACAAAAGCACAAGACCCTGTATTTATACAATTATCTGAAAAAAATAAACTTCCCGATAATGAATTCTATAACATTCATGAAGATCGTAAAGGTTTTATATGGCTATGTGCAAACAAAGGACTGTATAGATATGATGGTAAAACCTTTAAAAACTATAGTAATCCTTTACAACGCGGAGCTTCTGTATTTAATACTCAAGAAGATAACTTAGGACGGATTTGGTGCAATAATATTTCTGGTCAGTTTTTCTATATCCAAAACGATAAGCTACATTTATTTAAAGACTTAAGTGATTATTTAAATGGTGAACTGGGTGATTTTGTAATACGAAATGATTTTTTATGGGTTTTTACTGTAAAAACGATCTACAAAATAGATTTAAAAACCAAACAAATAATACAACAACATACTACTACAAAAAGTTTTGGAACTCCGTTTTCTTTTAACAATACTATTTATTCAGGAGCCATCGATTCTATTATTTCAATAAACAAAGACAACAGGATAACTTCTATAATAGAAACTAAACTTCCTCATATAGGAAAAAAAGGTAACGCTATAAGTTTGGGAAAGTCTATTATCTTTAAAACGGATTCAATTTATATATACTCTCAAATAAGAAACAAAAAAAACAGCTTTTATAAATTAAACTTCCCACAAAAAAAGTTAGAACTTGTAAAAGGGCTAGAGCCTCTTGAAAAAATAAAGCTCTATACTATTTTTGAGCATAACGATGAAACTTGGATAGCAACAAATCAAGGAGTATGGGTTTTTACTTTCAAAAACGCTGCTTTTCAACTAAAAAAAAGATTTTTAACAGACAAACACATTACCAAAATCATTAGAGATAAAGACAATAATTATTGGCTTACTAGTTTAAATAATGGTGTTTATATTATTCCAAATATTCATATAGAAACCTGTAATATTCCTCTAAAAGAGGAAAATATAAAAACATTAGACAAAATAAACGATAGTACCTTAGTTATGGGAAGCAACCGTGGAAATGTTATTTTTTATAACATCAATTCTCATACTTCTAAAACTATTAATTTACCTGTTAACGAAGGAAAATTATCTAAACTAAAGTATAATCCTAATCAGCAAAAAATTTACCTTAGTAAAGGATTTAGAAATTATATTTTAGATTATAGAAATTTAACCCTTGAAAAAACTAGATTTTTTGATGCTGCAAAAAGTTTTTCATTCTTAGCTCACAACGATTTACTTTACACCAACCATAACAAAGTTGTTTTATTAAAAAACGCTAATTACCACGGTAAAGAAAAATTTATTTCAACAAATAAAAGAACTTACGATTCTTTTTATGACAAAATAAAACATCAAGTTTATGTTTCATTTGTCGACGAATTAGCTGTATATGACAGCCTTTGGAACAAACAGATAATTGTAAACAATAAAAAACCCATCTATAGTAAATCTATAACTCAAACCGCTAATGGTATTGTTTGGGTTGCCACATTTAAAAATGGCCTTTTAGGAATTAAAAATGGCAAGGTAATTAGACATTATACCACACAAAATGGCTTGACCTCAAATATTATTGAAAAAATTAAAGCCGACCAAAATAAGCTATGGATTGTAGGTGTAAACAGTATTCAAAAGCTCGATATTCTCACTCATAAATTTAAAACACTCACCAAACGAGATGGTATTAAATCATACAATATTTCTGGTATTGAAATAATTGGTAACAAAATCTATTTCTCATCTGACAAAGGGTTATTTTCCATTGATAAAAACAATGCTTTTAAAACATTACATCCTAAAGTATATTTTAGTGCTGTAGAAATTAATGAAAAAGACACCCTAATTACTTCAAATTATACCTTAAGGTATAATCAAAACGCAATAAGAATAAATTTTAATGTTAATGGTTTTTTGTTTAACCAAAAAGGAACGTATAAATATCGTTTAAAAGGATATAACGATGCTTGGTTAACTACAGCTATTGGTGAAAACTCAATAAAATACAATAGTTTACCCGCGGGTGAATACACCTTTCAAGTACACCCATTTTTAAATAGTACAAGTACTAACTATGAAATAAAAGAGCTACACTTTTTTATTAAAAAACCATTTTGGAAAACGTTATGGTTTATCTTATTAATTGTTTCTCTTATTTTAGGAGCTACTATTTTATACTTTAAACAAGCAATGCTAAAAAAGGAAAAAGAGCGCATTGCCCAACTTGAAAAGATATCTTTAGAAAAAGAACTGATCGCTATTAATTTAACTGCTTTGCGTTCACAAATGAATCCGCATTTTATTTTTAATGCGTTAAATTCTATTCAAGATTTGGTATTACAACAAGATACTGATGCTTCCTACGACTATATTGTATTATTTGCTAAACTTATACGAAGCACCTTAAGCTATACAAATCAAGATTTTATTCCTATAGAAAAAGAGTTAGAGTTTTTAAATGTATATCTACAACTAGAAAAACTTCGTTTTGGTGATGATTTCACCTATACAATTACCTACGATGCTCATGAAGAATTGGAGGTTCCTTCTTTACTAATTCAACCTTTTATTGAAAATGCTTTAGTACATGGTTTACTACATAAAGAAGGAGAAAAAAAACTAGACATCACCTTCAATCTATCAGAAAACACCTTACAATGTATTATTACTGATAACGGTATTGGAAGAAAGAAAAGTAAAGAAATTAATCTCCGCCAAGGAAACCGTCATGAATCTTTTGCTTTAAACTCCATAAAAAAACGTTTAGAAATTTTTCAAAAACAATATGTTACTAAAATAGGTTTTGTTATTGAAGATATTTATAAAAACAACAATCCTAATGGCACAAGAGTAATTGTAACCATGCCTTTTAAGTATTTATTCTAA
- a CDS encoding LytR/AlgR family response regulator transcription factor, protein MDEIKAILIDDEQSARNVLSNLLERASTNINVLDSCNNLESGVQKIKEQQPDVVFLDVQMPNYAGYEIARFFDVISFEIIFVTAYDHYAIKAFELNAIDYLVKPIDRNKLDIALKKLEHKLHQQASLVDYHSLLKTIKDKNYKKIVIPELGNRHILNLTDIVAIEADGAYSKIHVVNKATIIASKNLKFFENTLSEEPSFFRSHRAWIVNLTYIEFLNKTTLNLTLDNGTITAKISRSRISSFENSI, encoded by the coding sequence ATGGATGAAATCAAAGCAATCCTTATTGATGATGAACAAAGTGCGAGAAATGTTTTATCTAATTTACTAGAAAGAGCATCTACCAATATTAATGTTCTTGATTCTTGTAATAACTTAGAGTCTGGTGTTCAAAAAATAAAAGAACAACAGCCCGATGTGGTGTTTTTAGATGTACAGATGCCTAATTATGCAGGCTATGAAATCGCAAGGTTTTTTGATGTTATATCATTTGAAATTATCTTTGTTACTGCATATGATCACTATGCCATTAAAGCTTTTGAGTTAAATGCTATTGATTATTTAGTAAAACCTATTGACAGAAATAAACTAGATATAGCTCTTAAAAAACTAGAGCATAAGCTACACCAACAAGCTTCATTAGTTGATTATCACTCCCTACTTAAAACCATAAAAGATAAAAACTACAAAAAAATTGTTATTCCTGAATTAGGGAATAGGCACATTCTCAATTTAACAGACATTGTTGCTATTGAAGCTGACGGAGCTTATAGTAAAATACACGTTGTGAATAAAGCAACTATTATCGCTAGTAAAAATTTAAAATTTTTCGAAAACACACTGTCTGAGGAGCCTTCTTTCTTCCGTTCTCATAGAGCGTGGATTGTTAATTTAACTTATATTGAGTTTTTAAACAAAACAACTTTAAACCTCACTCTAGATAATGGAACTATTACAGCAAAAATTTCTAGATCAAGAATAAGTAGCTTTGAAAATAGTATCTAG
- a CDS encoding zinc-dependent peptidase, which yields MEFVAVIMEHFFETPEDLQQQFPQLYKKIQLMLNFSAA from the coding sequence TTGGAATTTGTTGCTGTAATTATGGAGCACTTTTTTGAAACTCCTGAAGATTTACAGCAACAATTTCCACAATTATATAAAAAGATTCAACTCATGTTGAATTTTTCCGCAGCATAA
- a CDS encoding YgaP family membrane protein has protein sequence MKNRIVRGIAGTFILISLILATKVNNNWLWFTAFVGANLLQSSLTKWCLMDDILTKVFKVKE, from the coding sequence ATGAAAAATAGAATTGTACGTGGTATTGCTGGAACTTTTATACTTATCAGTTTAATCCTAGCAACCAAAGTAAATAACAATTGGTTATGGTTTACTGCCTTTGTAGGAGCCAACTTATTACAATCATCTTTAACCAAATGGTGTTTGATGGATGATATTTTAACCAAGGTTTTTAAAGTAAAAGAGTAG